A stretch of DNA from Pseudonocardia hierapolitana:
ACCACGATCGCCAGCCTCGTCGCGGTGAAGCGCAACCCCGCACTGGCCGAGTGACCTGATCCAACCGGTACCGGCCGCTCCGGCGGCCGGTACCGGTGTCTCAGTGCCAGATGCCGGTGGTGGCGGTGTCGCGGGCGTAGTCCGCGAAGTCGCGGGCGGGCCGTCCCAGCACCTGCTGGACGCCGTCGCAGAGGTGCTCGTTGCGGCCGTCGAGCACCGAGGTGAACAGGTAGCTCACCAGCTCGACCTCGTTCCCGGGCAGCCCCTCGGCGGCCAGGGCCGCGGCGAAGTCCTCCACCGGGATCTGCGTGTAGCCGATGGAGCGGCCGGTGGCGGCGGAGATGGCGGCGACGGCGTCGGCGAAGCTGAGCAGGCGGGGACCGGTCAGCTCGTAGACCTGGCCGATGTGCCCGTCCTGGCTGAGCACCGCTGCGGCGGCGTCGGCGATGTCGTCGGCGTCCACGAAGGGCTCCGTGACGTCGCCGGCAGGCAGGTGCAGGTGGCCGGCCACGATGGAGTCGAGCAGGTAGCTCTCGCTGAAGTTCTGGTTGAACCAGCTGCACCGCAGCACCGTCCAGTCCGCACCCGATGCGGCCAGCGCCTGTTCGCTGGCCTGGGCCTCCTCCTCGCCGCGCCCCGACAGCAGCACCAGACGCCGTGTGCCGGCCTTCAGCGCGGTCTCGGCGAACGCGCCGATCGCCGCGGGTGCCCCGGGCGCGGCCAGGTCGGGGTAGTAGGACACGTAGGCGGCGTCCACGTTCTCGAGGGCGGGCTCCCAAGTCGCGGGGTCCTCCCAGTCGAACGGGACCCCGCCGGACCGCGAGCCGATGCGGACGGGCCGGTCCTGCGCGGTGAGCCGCTGGACGAGGCGCCTGCCGGTCTTGCCGTTGCCGCCGATGACGAGGGTGAGCTGGTCGGTCATGGTCGCTCCCTGTGAATCCGGTGCTGTGAATCCGGTGCTGTGAATCCGGTGCCGAAGTGGACGACTCGACGATCGCCGTCGACGGGATTGGCAACAACGACCAGGTGTGCAACGGTCGTTAACCCACAGGTTCACGGTGAGAGGTTCATGGTGGAGCGGCGCGACCTCGAGATCTTCCTGATGCTGGCCGAGGAGCTGCACTTCGGCCGCACCGCCGAACGCCTCCACGTGTCCACGGCCCGGGTCAGCCAGACGATCAGGAAGCTGGAGCGGCGGATCGGTGCGGCGCTGTTCGAGCGGACCAGCCGGCGGGTTGCCACGACCCCGATCGGACGCCGCCTGGAGGAGGATCTGCGGCCCGCCTACCAGCAGATCCTGGACGGCATCGACCGGGCGATCGCCGCCGGGCGCGGCATCGACGGCGAGCTGCGGGTCGGCTTCGTCGGCACCGCCGTCGGGCAGTTCCTGCACCAGGTGGCGGCCGCGTTCCAGGATCTGCACGCCGCCTGCCACGTCCAGGTCCTCGAAGCCCGCTACAGCGACTTCCTCGACCTACTCCGCGCCGACGAGGCCGATCTCGTCCTCGTCCCGGTCAAGGTCGCCGAACCCGACATCGCCACGAGCCCGGTCCTCTTCGACGAACCCACGGTGCTCGCCGTCTCGGCCCGCCATCCCTTCGCCCGGCAGGAGTCGGTGTCGCTGGAGGACCTGGCCCGCGACAAGGTGCTGCGGCCGCGCGCGTTGCCCGACTACATGGACGAGAGCCTCGTACCCCGGCGAACACCGGGCGGCAGGCCGATCGAGCGGGGCCCCGAGTTCGGCACCGTCCAGGAGATGCTCTCCCTCATCGGCGCCGGTCGGGGGATGTTCCCGGTCCCCGCGCACGCGGCCCGTTTCGACATCAGGCCGGACATCGCCTACGTCCCCATCCGGGACGGGCTGCGCAGGGAGCGCCGGTTCATCTGGCGGACCACGGCGGAGACGCACCGGATCCGGGCCTTCACCCAGGTCGCCCGCGACGTGGTCGCACGCTCCCCGAACCCGCTCCAGAACTGATCGATACGCTCCGCCGCATGGCGGAGGTCCTGTTCTTCCACCACGTCCAGGGCCTCACGCCCGGCGTGGTCGCGTTCGCCGACCGGCTCCGCGCCGCCGGGCACGCGGTCCACTCCCCGGACCTGTACGGGGGCCGCGTCTTCCCGACGATCGAGGAGGGTCTGGCGTTCACCGACGGCCCGGGGGCCCCGGATCTCGCGGGCCTGGCCGCCGCCGCGGCCGCCGACCTCCCGGCCGAGCTGGTCTACGCGGGCATCTCCGCAGGCGCCGTGCTGGCGCAGCGGCTCGCACAGACCCGGGCCGGGGCCGCGGGGGCGGTCCTCATGGAGTCCTGCCTGCCCGTCAGCGGCGAGTGGGCGATCGGTCCGTGGCCGGAGGGCGTCCCGGTTCAGATCCACGGCATGGTCGACGACGGGTACTTCGCGGGCGAGGGTGACATCGACGCCGCCCGCGAGCTCGTCGAGGCGGCCGGACCGACCGCAGAGCTGTTCCTCTACCCGGGGGACGAGCACCTGTTCGAGGACAGCTCGCTGGCCTCGTACGACGCCGCTGCCACCGAGCTGCTGACCGCGCGGATCGTGGACTTCCTCGGCCGGGTCCCGGGCGCCTGAGGCACCCGGCGCAGCACCGCGCCGCGCGGGTTGTTCACTGGGTCGGTCGCTGCGGCACGGCAGCGGCGCGAGCGTGTCGAGGAAGGTGTGCCCATGACCACGAGCAGCTACGACGTCATCAGCCCGGTCGACGAGAAGGTGCTGACGACCGTCGAGTTCTGCGGCCGCGAGGAGGTGGACGAGCACGTCGCGCGTGCCCAGCGCGCGTTCGGGCCGTGGCGCGACGTGGCGCCGGGCGAGCGGGCCCGGCTCCTGCGCCGCTTCGCCGAGGCCGTGGACGCCGACATCGAGAACCTCGCCCGGCTGGAGGTGCGCAACTCCGGCCACACCATCGGCAACGCCCGCTGGGAGGCGGGCAACGTCCGCGACGTGCTCGCGTACTACTCGGCCGCACCCGAACGGCTGACCGGCCGGCAGATCCCCGTGCCCGGTGGCGTGGACATCACCTTCCAGGAACCGCTCGGCGTCGTCGCCGTGATCGTGCCGTGGAACTTCCCGATGCCGGTCGCCGCCTGGGGCTTCGCGCCCGCGCTCGCGGCGGGCAACACGGTCGTGCTCAAGCCCGCCGAGTACACCCCGCTCACGGCGCTGCGCCTGCAGGAGCTGGCCCTCGAGGCGGGGCTGCCCGAGGACGTTCTGCAGGTCGTGCCCGGCACGGGCGGGGAGGCGGGCGAGCACCTGGTGACCCACCCGCTGGTCCGCAAGGTCGTCTTCACCGGCTCGACCGCGGTCGGCAAGCGGATCATGCGCCACTGTGCGGACCAGGTGAAGTCGCTGACGCTCGAGCTCGGCGGGAAGAACGCGAACATCGTCTTCGCCGACGCGGACCTCGAGCGCGCCGCCGCCACGGCGCCGGGCGCGGCCTTCGACAACGCGGGACAGGACTGCTGCTCCCGGTCGCGCGTCCTCGTGCAGCGCAGTGTCCTCGACCGGTTCATGGAACTGCTCGAACCCGCCGTCAAGGGCTACGCCGTGGGTGACCCGGCCGACGAGTCGACCGCGATGGGACCCCTGATCTCCGCGGACCACCGGAGCAAGGTCGCCTCGTACGTCGACGACACCGCTTCCGTCGCGTTCCGCGGCACCGCCCCTGACGGGCCCGGCTACTGGTTCCCGCCCACCGTGCTCGCCCCCGTCACGCAGGACGCGCGGCAGTGGCGGGAGGAGATCTTCGGACCGGTCATCGCCGTGATGCCCTTCGAGGACGAGGCGGAAGCCGTGGCGCTCGCGAACGACACGGAGTACGGGTTGTCGGGCTCGCTGTGGACCCGCGACATCGGCCGGGCGCTGCGCGTCTCCCGGGCGTGGGAGAGCGGCAACCTCTCGGTCAACTCGCACTCGTCGGTGCGGTACTGGACGCCGTTCGGCGGGTTCAAGCAGTCGGGGCTGGGGCGCGAGCTCGGCCCCGACGCGGTCAGCGCCTTCACCGAGACGAAGAACGTCTTCATCTCCACGGAGTGACCGGCGCGGCGTGGCGGCTCAGGACAGCACGCGGATCTGGAAGGGGTAGTCGTACGCGCGGTCGTCGGCCGCGCGGACGGCCCCCTTGATGTGGCACCAGGCCGACACCACGAACAGCACGATGATCAGCGGGATGCCGATGAGCGCGCCGACGACGGTGAAGATCAGCAGCCAGCTGACCAGGTAGAGCAGCCAGAAGCTCAGGTTGAAGTTGAACGCGCCCGCGGCTGCGCGGCGGGCGAACGGGTCGTTCTTCTGGGCCACCCACACGATCAGTGGCCCGAGCAGGCTGAGCGAGCCCGCGCTCAGCAGCGCCGCGATCGGCGCCGACAGGTGGGCGAGGATGGCCCCGATCCGGCTGCTCGCCGGCAGGGGCCGCCCGATCGGCGTGGTGTCGGAATCGCGCTGGTAGGGCTCGTAGGGCTCGTAGGGCGACGACATCGGGTCCTCCTCGGCCGGCGGTCTCCTCCCGTCAACGACCGGGCGTGACGGGTCGTGCCCGGCCGTAAGGACGCGGGTGGCCCCTGGCCGGATG
This window harbors:
- a CDS encoding NAD(P)H-binding protein; translation: MTDQLTLVIGGNGKTGRRLVQRLTAQDRPVRIGSRSGGVPFDWEDPATWEPALENVDAAYVSYYPDLAAPGAPAAIGAFAETALKAGTRRLVLLSGRGEEEAQASEQALAASGADWTVLRCSWFNQNFSESYLLDSIVAGHLHLPAGDVTEPFVDADDIADAAAAVLSQDGHIGQVYELTGPRLLSFADAVAAISAATGRSIGYTQIPVEDFAAALAAEGLPGNEVELVSYLFTSVLDGRNEHLCDGVQQVLGRPARDFADYARDTATTGIWH
- a CDS encoding LysR family transcriptional regulator, with protein sequence MVERRDLEIFLMLAEELHFGRTAERLHVSTARVSQTIRKLERRIGAALFERTSRRVATTPIGRRLEEDLRPAYQQILDGIDRAIAAGRGIDGELRVGFVGTAVGQFLHQVAAAFQDLHAACHVQVLEARYSDFLDLLRADEADLVLVPVKVAEPDIATSPVLFDEPTVLAVSARHPFARQESVSLEDLARDKVLRPRALPDYMDESLVPRRTPGGRPIERGPEFGTVQEMLSLIGAGRGMFPVPAHAARFDIRPDIAYVPIRDGLRRERRFIWRTTAETHRIRAFTQVARDVVARSPNPLQN
- a CDS encoding dienelactone hydrolase family protein; this translates as MAEVLFFHHVQGLTPGVVAFADRLRAAGHAVHSPDLYGGRVFPTIEEGLAFTDGPGAPDLAGLAAAAAADLPAELVYAGISAGAVLAQRLAQTRAGAAGAVLMESCLPVSGEWAIGPWPEGVPVQIHGMVDDGYFAGEGDIDAARELVEAAGPTAELFLYPGDEHLFEDSSLASYDAAATELLTARIVDFLGRVPGA
- a CDS encoding aldehyde dehydrogenase family protein, coding for MTTSSYDVISPVDEKVLTTVEFCGREEVDEHVARAQRAFGPWRDVAPGERARLLRRFAEAVDADIENLARLEVRNSGHTIGNARWEAGNVRDVLAYYSAAPERLTGRQIPVPGGVDITFQEPLGVVAVIVPWNFPMPVAAWGFAPALAAGNTVVLKPAEYTPLTALRLQELALEAGLPEDVLQVVPGTGGEAGEHLVTHPLVRKVVFTGSTAVGKRIMRHCADQVKSLTLELGGKNANIVFADADLERAAATAPGAAFDNAGQDCCSRSRVLVQRSVLDRFMELLEPAVKGYAVGDPADESTAMGPLISADHRSKVASYVDDTASVAFRGTAPDGPGYWFPPTVLAPVTQDARQWREEIFGPVIAVMPFEDEAEAVALANDTEYGLSGSLWTRDIGRALRVSRAWESGNLSVNSHSSVRYWTPFGGFKQSGLGRELGPDAVSAFTETKNVFISTE
- a CDS encoding DUF4870 domain-containing protein is translated as MSSPYEPYEPYQRDSDTTPIGRPLPASSRIGAILAHLSAPIAALLSAGSLSLLGPLIVWVAQKNDPFARRAAAGAFNFNLSFWLLYLVSWLLIFTVVGALIGIPLIIVLFVVSAWCHIKGAVRAADDRAYDYPFQIRVLS